The following are encoded together in the Anopheles nili chromosome 3, idAnoNiliSN_F5_01, whole genome shotgun sequence genome:
- the LOC128726900 gene encoding peroxisomal multifunctional enzyme type 2-like isoform X2, with product MTSATDLQSDAVFAGIKDRVAENEAKAKAINAVFLYKITSGGKVAKEWVLDLKNAKVYEGPVQSGKADTTMTIADADMLELALGKLQPQTAFMKGKLKITGNIMLAQKLAPLLKTEAKL from the exons ATGACTTCCGCAACCGACCTACAGAGCGATGCCGTCTTCGCCGGTATCAAGGACCGCGTGGCGGAGAACGAAGCGAAGGCGAAGGCCATCAACGCCGTGTTCCTGTACAAGATCACGAGCGGTGGCAAAGTGGCCAAGGAGTGGG TGCTCGACCTGAAGAACGCCAAGGTGTACGAGGGACCGGTGCAGAGCGGAAAGGCTGACACAACAATGACGATAGCCGATGCAGATATGCTCGAGCTGGCTCTTGGCAAGCTGCAGCCTCAGACCGCCTTCATGAAGGGCAAGCTGAAGATCACCGGCAACATTATGCTGGCCCAGAAGCTGGCTCCGCTGCTGAAGACGGAGGCGAAGCTGTAA
- the LOC128726901 gene encoding phospholipid phosphatase homolog 1.2 homolog, whose amino-acid sequence MADVESQKICGKAKSKITLPVAVDGMILVLVACFLILTELGLLPQVVKRGYYCNDQSIQHVYKGDTITTVTILLSGLVPIFMIWLSEALLYTPSINSSKTETESRCRGSWREAWYWSKKYGRGLITMLVIIGTVKIFLGELRPHFLNTCQPDVECKGTEYVTDYTCTNSDESLYFIRDASKSFPSGHAAMSVFESIFMIWYLEKRVPRLRSLFIIPLFQMLLMCWAVFCSLSRITDNRHHWWDVLAGSIAGFIATFMTCRFGCHNFDASKRKRKSSVYTDHDHKLINTGSGGNTMGMGTPLHKEEINLNNVIHA is encoded by the exons ATGGCTGACGTTGAGTCTCAGAAGATCTGCGGGAAGGCGAAATCCAAGATCACGCTGCCTGTGGCCGTCGACGGAATGATCCTGGTGCTAG TCGCCTGCTTCCTGATACTGACCGAGCTGGGCCTGCTGCCGCAAGTGGTGAAACGCGGGTACTACTGCAACGATCAATCGATCCAGCACGTGTACAAGGGTGACACGATAACGACCGTGACGATTCTGCTTAGCGGACTGGTGCCGATTTTTATG ATATGGCTGTCGGAAGCGCTCCTCTACACGCCAtcgatcaacagcagcaaaaccgaaaccgaatccCGGTGTCGCGGATCCTGGCGCGAGGCATGGTACTGGTCGAAAAAGTATGGCCGTGGCCTCATCACCATGCTCGTCATCATCGGCACCGTTAAG ATTTTCCTTGGCGAGTTGCGGCCACACTTCCTGAACACCTGCCAACCGGACGTGGAGTGCAAGGGCACCGA GTATGTCACCGACTACACCTGCACGAACAGCGACGAAAGTCTGTACTTTATCCGCGATGCCAGCAAATCGTTCCCATCGGGCCACGCCGCCATGTCGGTGTTCGAGTCCATCTTTATGATATGGTACCTGGAGAAACGCGTGCCACGATTGCGCTCGCTATTCATCATACCGCTGTTCCAGATGCTGCTGATGTGCTGGGCCGTGTTCTGTTCGTTATCACGCATCACCGACAACCGGCATCACTGGTGGGACGTGTTGGCCGGATCTATTGCGGGTTTCATCGCGACCTTCATGACG TGCCGATTCGGATGTCACAACTTCGACGCGAGcaagcggaagcggaagtcATCGGTGTACACGGATCACGATCACAAGCTGATCAACACCGGTAGCGGCGGAAACACCATGGGCATGGGAACGCCACTGCACAAGGAAGAAATTAACCTCAATAACGTGATCCACGCCTGA